TACTTGTCTTTGTAAATAGAAGATTAGGCTAATATCTCAATTTGTATTTGtgtgtcagagagagagagagagagagagagtggtagGGGGTTGAACACAATACATAGCTATAGGGGGGAGGGTGGTGGTGCCTTATCAATTCAAACAAAGAAAGTGATGtccttttttaacttttttgtaGCAAGTGAATTGAATACAAAGCATAGAATACAAGGACCCAATTAATCAttaattaatttctttctttctttaaaggaaaataaagaaaggaaagaaagagagcgTTATAGATTAGGGTCTCCCATAATTACTAGTAAAAACTAAAACCCACCCAAAACCATACTCCCATTGCCCTAAGAATTCTTCTCcacatttcccccccccctctctctctctctctctctctctatgggCCAAGATGAGATGACCCTCCCGTTCAAACGGACCTCACTCAGAAACGCCGTTACGCCGAACCCCCGTTAAGTCACGTGCTTGCTCTGAGGCTTAGACCTTTCCCCACAGAGAAACTCTCTCTAAAGCCCCTACTGGTGTCGTGCATATGGCGCATGAGCAGTTAAgcccagcagcagcagcagcagcaacagcaccGGTGCCCGTCGATGCACACCCACACGCTACTCTGCCTCGCACGAACGGTTTCGATGGTGCAGATGACGCAAACAGACCGCCGAGGCTCCCTCGGTGGACGCGCCAGGAGATACTGGTCCTCATTCAAGGTAAGAAGGTGGCGGAGAACCGGGTTCGGAGGGGTCGAGCCGCCGGCTCGGCGTTCGGGTCCAACATCTTGGAGCCCAAGTGGGCTTCCGTTTCGTCCTACTGCAAACGGCACGGCGTGAACCGGGGGCCTGTTCAGTGCCGGAAACGATGGAGCAATCTCGCCGGAGATTACAAGAAGATCAAAGAGTGGGAATCTCTGATAAAAGAAGAGTCGGAATCGTTCTGGGTCATGAGGAACGATCTCCGGAGAGAGAGGAAATTGCCCGGTTTCTTTGATAGGGAGGTTTACGATATCTTGGACGGAGGAAATGGGACTGCCACGTCGGCCTCTCCAGTAACGGCGATTTCCGATTTGAAGGACAATGAAGGCTTAGTAGCGGCGCCGGAGGTCGCAGCGGAGGAGGAGGAACCGGTGTTCGACAGCGGTCGGAGCGCTGCGGCCGAAGATGGGCTCTTCTCTGATTTTGAGCAACCAGAGGAGGCTGGTGGGAGCCCCGAGAAAGAAACGTTGGTGATGGGGAGCCCCACGATGACTGTCCGGGCTCCGTTGCCTATTTCGGGTAATCTTATATCTCATGCTCTTACAGATTACTTATTCTTAACTGAGGAGATGTTTTGTGTTTGAATTCGATTTCGTTTGTTCTTATGGAACTGGTTACGAAATATGAATTACTTATCGATCATTCGTTTTCTTCCACCACGTATGCTGGGGGCGCTATTATGCGTCTGAGGTTCACAGATATTGGTGTTACCTTTGTTGTGCTTTGGGGTTGTTGATGACTTCATACTTTATATAGACAAGTTTTTTGAAGAGAGAATTTTTATTCCGTTTTGCATCTGCAGGACCTAATCCCATGAGTTTCTCAGTTTCcccccatttttttcttctgagtGAAACTAATATCTTGGGTTTTTTGGGTTGTATTCTGATGCAGAGAAGCAGTTCCAACCCTTATGGAAAGGAGATTTAGAACAAGgtaatagtttggatggattgAATAATTAATTCTTCAGTTCTTTTGCTGTTCTAGTCTTGTATTTTACCTTTAGGATTTCAAATCCATATACCAAGTTGTTTAGGACCCTTTTGGAGTCTGAGATGAGTCAGTACTCTTTGATGTTGCACAGGATAACCGGAAGCCTTCTAAGCAACATTGTGTTAGAAAAATTTACT
The nucleotide sequence above comes from Telopea speciosissima isolate NSW1024214 ecotype Mountain lineage chromosome 3, Tspe_v1, whole genome shotgun sequence. Encoded proteins:
- the LOC122653681 gene encoding trihelix transcription factor ASR3-like isoform X3 is translated as MAHEQLSPAAAAAATAPVPVDAHPHATLPRTNGFDGADDANRPPRLPRWTRQEILVLIQGKKVAENRVRRGRAAGSAFGSNILEPKWASVSSYCKRHGVNRGPVQCRKRWSNLAGDYKKIKEWESLIKEESESFWVMRNDLRRERKLPGFFDREVYDILDGGNGTATSASPVTAISDLKDNEGLVAAPEVAAEEEEPVFDSGRSAAAEDGLFSDFEQPEEAGGSPTMTVRAPLPISGTTNEKQPTVNPEKGSTSQEEGRKRRRLASDIGGEATLQDHLIKVLERNSGMLAAQLESQNINCQLDRDQRKDHAGSLVAVLSKLADALGKIADKL
- the LOC122653681 gene encoding trihelix transcription factor ASR3-like isoform X2 is translated as MAHEQLSPAAAAAATAPVPVDAHPHATLPRTNGFDGADDANRPPRLPRWTRQEILVLIQGKKVAENRVRRGRAAGSAFGSNILEPKWASVSSYCKRHGVNRGPVQCRKRWSNLAGDYKKIKEWESLIKEESESFWVMRNDLRRERKLPGFFDREVYDILDGGNGTATSASPVTAISDLKDNEGLVAAPEVAAEEEEPVFDSGRSAAAEDGLFSDFEQPEEAGGSPTMTVRAPLPISEKQFQPLWKGDLEQGTTNEKQPTVNPEKGSTSQEEGRKRRRLASDIGGEATLQDHLIKVLERNSGMLAAQLESQNINCQLDRDQRKDHAGSLVAVLSKLADALGKIADKL
- the LOC122653681 gene encoding trihelix transcription factor ASR3-like isoform X1, which codes for MAHEQLSPAAAAAATAPVPVDAHPHATLPRTNGFDGADDANRPPRLPRWTRQEILVLIQGKKVAENRVRRGRAAGSAFGSNILEPKWASVSSYCKRHGVNRGPVQCRKRWSNLAGDYKKIKEWESLIKEESESFWVMRNDLRRERKLPGFFDREVYDILDGGNGTATSASPVTAISDLKDNEGLVAAPEVAAEEEEPVFDSGRSAAAEDGLFSDFEQPEEAGGSPEKETLVMGSPTMTVRAPLPISEKQFQPLWKGDLEQGTTNEKQPTVNPEKGSTSQEEGRKRRRLASDIGGEATLQDHLIKVLERNSGMLAAQLESQNINCQLDRDQRKDHAGSLVAVLSKLADALGKIADKL